In Deinococcus proteolyticus MRP, a single genomic region encodes these proteins:
- a CDS encoding ABC transporter ATP-binding protein → MDRNLSTLWAYLYRHRRQYLIGILAVTVSNAAALLPFYFIRLIIDGLNARVQAGALAGITLGQIGWYALDIVLSALVSGALMLIMRRQIIVASREIEYEVRRDLFAHLQTLDKAYFDRSRTGDLMNRLTGDLGSVRELLGFGAWQIVNIAASFTASLAVMFSLSWQLTLVVVGVLPVIVGALYVLARMIHARHTHVQEQNSLIAAKAQENFSGARVVKGYAMEERELESYRALNLELLRRNIALTKVDGPLRSFATLLLGLAFGLVLLVGGRQILQGNGDFTVGMFVQFVGTLDRLAWPMLMAGWITSVTQRGLASWRRLVELFDARPEVARVPAEAAAPAPVAGAVDLKGVTLRYGDTEVLQDINLHVPAGTFLGITGPTGSGKTSLANLLTRLVDPSEGRVELDGRDLRAIPTRQLRDAVGVVPQEPFLFSDTLANNITFGLEREDLPTIPTGVSVLDVPAPPLIPQRPEEGRVQRAAELAGLSGDVEHFPEGYGTLLGERGVTLSGGQRQRTAIARAIAREPRVLILDDSLSAVDTETERRIIEGLREVSRDRTIILIAHRVSTLRHADTIAVLDEGRLVERGSHEELLALGGHYAELDRLQSLSSDVEREDEDPAPAPALTSAGGTA, encoded by the coding sequence ATGGACCGAAATCTCAGCACACTATGGGCTTATCTTTACCGGCACCGCCGTCAGTACCTGATTGGAATCCTTGCGGTGACCGTTTCCAATGCAGCGGCACTGCTGCCCTTTTACTTTATCCGCCTGATCATCGATGGGCTGAATGCACGGGTACAGGCGGGTGCCCTGGCCGGGATTACCCTCGGGCAGATTGGCTGGTACGCCCTGGACATCGTGCTCTCGGCACTGGTATCGGGGGCGCTGATGCTGATCATGCGCCGGCAAATTATCGTGGCCTCTCGCGAGATTGAGTATGAGGTTCGCCGTGACCTGTTCGCTCACCTTCAGACGCTGGACAAGGCCTACTTTGACCGTTCACGCACGGGCGACCTGATGAACCGCCTGACCGGCGACCTGGGGTCGGTGCGTGAGCTGCTGGGATTCGGCGCTTGGCAGATCGTGAATATCGCGGCCTCCTTCACTGCCAGCCTGGCAGTGATGTTCTCCCTGAGCTGGCAGCTGACTCTGGTGGTGGTGGGTGTGCTGCCGGTCATCGTGGGGGCGCTGTACGTGCTGGCCCGTATGATTCATGCCCGGCATACCCATGTGCAGGAGCAAAACAGCCTGATTGCCGCCAAGGCCCAGGAGAACTTCAGCGGGGCGCGGGTGGTGAAGGGCTATGCGATGGAGGAGCGCGAGCTGGAAAGTTACCGTGCTCTGAACCTGGAGTTGCTGCGCCGCAATATCGCTCTGACCAAGGTGGACGGTCCGCTGCGGTCCTTTGCCACGCTGCTGCTGGGGCTGGCTTTCGGGCTGGTGCTGCTGGTAGGTGGGCGGCAGATTTTGCAGGGAAACGGCGACTTCACGGTGGGCATGTTCGTGCAGTTCGTGGGCACGCTGGACCGCCTGGCCTGGCCGATGCTGATGGCCGGGTGGATCACCTCCGTCACCCAGCGGGGGCTGGCCTCGTGGCGGCGATTGGTGGAGCTGTTCGATGCCCGCCCAGAGGTGGCCCGCGTACCCGCTGAAGCAGCTGCGCCTGCGCCGGTCGCGGGCGCGGTGGACCTGAAAGGCGTCACCCTGCGCTACGGGGACACTGAGGTGCTGCAGGACATCAACCTGCACGTTCCTGCAGGGACGTTTCTGGGCATCACCGGGCCTACCGGCAGCGGTAAGACCAGCCTGGCGAACCTGCTGACACGGCTGGTGGACCCCAGCGAGGGCCGAGTAGAGCTGGACGGCCGCGACCTGCGGGCCATCCCTACCCGGCAACTGCGGGACGCGGTGGGTGTGGTGCCGCAAGAACCGTTCCTGTTCAGCGACACGCTGGCCAACAACATCACTTTTGGGCTGGAACGCGAGGACCTGCCTACCATCCCCACCGGAGTCAGCGTGCTTGACGTGCCCGCCCCACCGCTGATTCCGCAGCGGCCCGAGGAAGGCCGCGTGCAGCGTGCCGCCGAGCTGGCTGGGCTGAGCGGCGACGTGGAACACTTCCCGGAGGGTTACGGCACCTTGCTGGGCGAACGCGGTGTGACGCTCAGTGGTGGTCAGCGGCAGCGCACCGCGATTGCCCGGGCCATCGCCCGTGAGCCACGCGTGCTGATTCTGGACGACAGCCTGAGTGCGGTAGATACCGAAACCGAGCGGCGCATCATCGAGGGGCTGCGCGAGGTCAGCCGGGACCGCACCATCATTCTGATTGCCCACCGCGTCAGCACGCTGCGCCACGCCGACACCATTGCCGTGCTGGACGAGGGCCGGCTGGTCGAGCGGGGCAGCCACGAGGAGCTGCTGGCGCTGGGCGGTCACTATGCCGAGCTGGACCGCTTGCAGAGCCTGAGCAGCGATGTAGAGCGTGAGGACGAGGACCCTGCCCCAGCGCCGGCCCTCACTTCCGCAGGAGGAACCGCATGA
- a CDS encoding enoyl-CoA hydratase-related protein, translated as MTLFDELEFSNLQLDQHGPLAVLTINRPKALNALNTDTLAEIGQAVDLIAENADISALILTGAGEKAFVAGADISELSEMNNVYSGRELSLGGQEVMQSLSNLPLPTIACIQGFALGGGLELALACDIRVASPHARLGLPEAGLGVIPGFGGTQRLPRLIGSGRALDLLLTGRQVGAEEALAMGLVNYVSDEPLSKAREVAEQMMRNAPISLALIKEAVRRGAHLSVEEGMEIEADLFGMAVATSDFAEGTRAFLDKRRPEFKGE; from the coding sequence ATGACCCTCTTCGACGAACTGGAATTCTCCAACCTGCAACTGGACCAGCACGGCCCGCTGGCGGTGCTCACCATCAACCGTCCCAAGGCACTGAATGCCCTGAACACCGATACCCTGGCCGAAATCGGGCAAGCAGTGGACTTGATTGCCGAGAACGCCGACATCAGCGCTCTGATTCTGACCGGTGCGGGTGAGAAGGCGTTTGTGGCCGGAGCCGACATCAGCGAGCTGAGCGAGATGAACAACGTCTACTCGGGCCGTGAGCTGTCGCTGGGCGGCCAGGAAGTGATGCAGTCGCTGAGCAACTTGCCACTGCCTACCATCGCCTGCATTCAGGGCTTCGCACTGGGCGGCGGCCTAGAGCTGGCGCTGGCGTGTGACATCCGCGTAGCCTCTCCACACGCCCGCCTGGGTCTGCCCGAAGCGGGCCTGGGGGTGATTCCCGGATTCGGTGGCACACAGCGCCTGCCGCGCCTGATCGGCAGCGGGCGCGCCCTAGACCTGCTGCTCACCGGCCGGCAGGTGGGCGCTGAGGAGGCCCTGGCCATGGGCCTGGTGAACTACGTGTCTGACGAGCCGCTGAGCAAGGCCCGTGAGGTGGCCGAGCAGATGATGCGCAATGCACCCATCTCGCTGGCGCTGATCAAGGAAGCGGTGCGCCGCGGCGCCCATCTCAGCGTGGAGGAAGGTATGGAAATTGAGGCCGACCTGTTCGGCATGGCCGTGGCGACCAGCGATTTTGCCGAGGGCACCCGCGCTTTTCTGGACAAGCGCCGTCCCGAATTCAAAGGCGAGTGA
- the rpmE gene encoding 50S ribosomal protein L31 — MKKDLHPKAVPCKIIYQGQVVMETLSTRPEIHVDVWSGSHPFWTGEERFVDTEGRVEKFSKRFGDSYRKRS; from the coding sequence ATGAAGAAAGATCTGCACCCCAAAGCCGTTCCCTGCAAAATCATCTATCAGGGCCAGGTTGTCATGGAAACCCTGTCTACCCGCCCCGAAATCCACGTGGACGTGTGGAGCGGCTCTCACCCCTTCTGGACCGGCGAAGAGCGCTTTGTTGACACCGAAGGCCGTGTAGAGAAGTTCTCCAAGCGCTTCGGCGACAGCTACCGCAAGCGCAGCTAA
- the tuf gene encoding elongation factor Tu produces the protein MAKGTFERTKPHVNVGTIGHVDHGKTTLTAAITFTAAAMDDTVETLAYDQIDKAPEEKARGITINTSHVEYNTEGRHYSHVDCPGHADYVKNMITGAAQMDGAILVVSSADGPMPQTREHILLARQVGVPYIVVFMNKVDMVDDEELLELVEMEVRELLSNYEFPGDDLPIVKGSALKALEALQANPKTARGQDEWVDRIWELLDAIDSYIPTPERDTDKAFLMPVEDVFTITGRGTVATGRVERGIVKVGDEVEIVGLTDTKKTTVTGVEMHRKLLDSGMAGDNVGVLLRGVSRDDVERGQVLAKPGSITPHTQFEASVYVLSKDEGGRHSAFFGGYRPQFYFRTTDVTGVVELKEGVEMVMPGDNVEFTVELIKPIAMEEGLRFAIREGGRTVGAGVVTKVIK, from the coding sequence ATGGCAAAAGGTACGTTTGAACGCACCAAGCCCCACGTGAACGTGGGCACCATCGGACACGTTGACCACGGCAAGACCACCCTGACCGCGGCCATTACCTTCACCGCTGCTGCGATGGACGACACCGTCGAAACCCTGGCTTACGACCAGATCGACAAGGCCCCCGAAGAAAAGGCCCGTGGTATCACCATCAACACCAGCCACGTTGAATACAACACCGAAGGCCGCCACTACTCCCACGTGGACTGCCCCGGTCACGCCGACTACGTCAAGAACATGATCACCGGCGCAGCCCAGATGGACGGCGCTATCCTGGTCGTCAGCTCCGCTGACGGCCCCATGCCCCAGACCCGCGAGCACATCCTGCTCGCCCGTCAGGTCGGTGTGCCCTACATCGTCGTGTTCATGAACAAGGTCGACATGGTTGACGACGAAGAACTGCTCGAGCTGGTCGAGATGGAAGTCCGCGAACTGCTCAGCAACTACGAGTTCCCCGGTGACGATCTGCCCATCGTTAAGGGCAGCGCCCTCAAGGCCCTCGAAGCCCTGCAGGCCAACCCCAAGACCGCCCGCGGTCAGGACGAGTGGGTCGACCGCATCTGGGAACTGCTGGACGCCATCGACTCCTACATCCCCACCCCTGAGCGCGACACCGACAAGGCTTTCCTGATGCCCGTCGAAGACGTGTTCACCATCACCGGCCGCGGTACTGTGGCGACCGGCCGCGTGGAACGCGGCATCGTGAAGGTGGGCGACGAAGTGGAAATCGTGGGTCTGACCGACACCAAGAAGACCACCGTGACCGGCGTGGAAATGCACCGCAAGCTGCTGGACAGCGGTATGGCGGGCGACAACGTGGGCGTGCTGCTGCGTGGCGTGAGCCGTGACGACGTGGAACGTGGTCAGGTGCTGGCGAAGCCCGGCAGCATCACCCCCCACACCCAGTTCGAAGCCAGCGTGTACGTGCTGAGCAAGGACGAAGGTGGACGTCACAGCGCGTTCTTCGGTGGCTACCGTCCCCAGTTCTACTTCCGGACCACGGACGTGACCGGTGTGGTGGAGCTGAAAGAAGGCGTGGAAATGGTGATGCCCGGCGATAACGTCGAGTTCACCGTGGAACTGATCAAGCCGATCGCCATGGAAGAAGGCCTGCGCTTCGCCATCCGCGAAGGTGGCCGTACCGTCGGCGCCGGCGTTGTGACCAAGGTCATCAAGTAA
- a CDS encoding ABC transporter ATP-binding protein produces MTRPEKLKPETQDLDFELVRRILRYVRPYGALAVGAVVLTLVHSLIQPQFALIQKHAIDAYLVPFEHDRSLDAEALYQGLLTVALGYMGLRLLDFAVQYASTVAIGYLGQNVLRDIRADVFGKLQRLQLSYFDRNPVGRLITRVTSDVDAINQFITGGLVSLINSVFLIVTYVWIMLRVDWRLSLISFTVLPLMYWATNFFRGKMREAFRRTRLEQAVVNTQLNENISGAMTVQLFGREARSALDFDHANRSLLAAHVNSVQWFSLFMPTVALLGQLAVALVVYFAARFLLQDQAAGVVAGVTVGTIFAFVQFTQQLFQPIQDLADVFNNLQAAMASSERIFEVLDEEEEITDRPDAITLGQLEGRVDLENVWFAYDPDVTADTPDDDPRWILRGVDLHIRPGESVALVGATGAGKTSVTALVSRFYDVQRGAVKVDGHDVRDLKQHDLRRHVGVVLQDVFLFAGTIASNLSLGNPDVTQAQIEEACRYVGVHDYVMSLPQGYQTEVRERGAGLSTGQKQLLAFARALLQNPDIILVLDEATANVDTETELRIQAALERVMQGRTSIIIAHRLSTIEGCDRIVVMRRGRIVEQGSHRELLEQGGYYSRLQQLQYSGQRRSA; encoded by the coding sequence ATGACCCGTCCCGAAAAGCTGAAGCCGGAGACCCAGGACCTGGACTTCGAGCTGGTCCGCCGCATTCTGCGCTACGTCCGGCCTTACGGTGCGCTGGCCGTGGGCGCGGTGGTGCTCACGCTGGTGCATTCGCTGATTCAGCCGCAGTTCGCCCTGATTCAGAAGCATGCCATCGACGCCTATCTGGTGCCCTTCGAGCATGACCGGAGCCTGGATGCGGAGGCGCTTTACCAGGGCCTGCTGACGGTGGCACTCGGCTACATGGGCCTGCGCTTGCTGGATTTCGCCGTGCAGTACGCCTCTACCGTTGCTATCGGCTATCTGGGACAGAACGTGCTGCGCGATATCCGCGCCGACGTGTTCGGCAAGCTGCAAAGGCTGCAGCTGTCCTACTTTGACCGCAACCCGGTGGGCCGCCTGATTACCCGCGTGACCAGCGATGTGGACGCCATCAACCAGTTCATCACCGGCGGGCTGGTCAGCCTGATCAACTCGGTGTTTCTGATTGTCACCTATGTCTGGATCATGCTGCGGGTGGACTGGCGGCTGAGCCTGATCAGCTTTACGGTGCTGCCGCTGATGTACTGGGCCACCAACTTTTTTCGGGGCAAGATGCGTGAAGCGTTTCGCCGCACCCGGCTGGAGCAGGCCGTGGTGAACACCCAGCTGAACGAGAATATTTCCGGAGCCATGACGGTGCAGCTGTTCGGGCGCGAGGCCCGCTCGGCGCTGGACTTCGACCATGCCAACCGCAGCCTGCTGGCCGCCCATGTCAACTCGGTGCAGTGGTTCTCGCTGTTCATGCCGACGGTCGCGCTGCTTGGACAACTTGCAGTGGCGCTGGTGGTGTACTTTGCGGCCCGTTTTCTGTTGCAGGACCAGGCCGCTGGCGTGGTGGCCGGGGTCACGGTGGGCACCATCTTCGCTTTTGTGCAGTTCACGCAGCAGCTGTTCCAGCCGATTCAGGACCTGGCCGACGTGTTCAACAACTTGCAGGCGGCGATGGCCTCCAGCGAACGTATTTTCGAGGTGCTGGACGAGGAGGAGGAAATCACCGACCGCCCGGACGCCATCACGCTGGGCCAGCTGGAAGGCCGGGTAGACCTGGAGAACGTCTGGTTCGCCTATGACCCGGATGTCACGGCCGACACCCCGGACGACGACCCCCGCTGGATTTTGCGTGGTGTGGACCTGCACATCCGGCCCGGTGAGAGTGTGGCGCTGGTGGGAGCGACCGGCGCCGGCAAAACCAGTGTGACTGCTCTGGTCAGCCGCTTCTACGACGTGCAGCGCGGAGCGGTCAAGGTGGACGGACACGACGTGCGCGACCTGAAGCAGCACGACCTGCGCCGGCATGTGGGCGTGGTCCTGCAAGACGTCTTCCTGTTTGCGGGGACCATCGCTTCCAATCTGTCGCTGGGTAACCCGGACGTGACTCAGGCACAGATTGAGGAAGCCTGCCGCTACGTGGGTGTCCACGACTACGTGATGAGCTTGCCGCAGGGCTACCAAACCGAGGTGCGTGAACGCGGCGCCGGCCTCAGCACCGGCCAGAAGCAGCTGCTGGCCTTTGCCCGGGCACTGCTGCAGAATCCCGACATCATTCTGGTGCTGGACGAAGCGACCGCCAACGTAGATACCGAAACCGAGCTCAGGATTCAGGCCGCGCTGGAACGGGTGATGCAGGGCCGCACCTCCATCATCATTGCGCACCGCTTGAGCACCATCGAAGGCTGTGACCGCATCGTGGTGATGCGCCGGGGCCGCATTGTGGAGCAGGGCAGCCACCGCGAACTGCTGGAACAGGGCGGTTACTACTCGCGGCTTCAGCAGCTGCAGTATTCGGGTCAGCGCCGCTCGGCTTGA
- the rpsP gene encoding 30S ribosomal protein S16: MVKIRLSRFGSAHNPHYRIVVADARRPRDGGYIESLGHYDPRKKSENFLKVDVERAQHWLAQGAQPTATARRLLKSQGVRVR; the protein is encoded by the coding sequence ATGGTTAAGATTCGTTTGTCCCGCTTTGGTTCGGCCCATAACCCCCACTACCGCATCGTCGTTGCCGACGCCCGCCGTCCCCGCGACGGTGGTTACATCGAGAGCCTGGGCCACTACGACCCCCGCAAGAAGTCCGAGAACTTCCTGAAGGTGGATGTAGAGCGCGCCCAGCACTGGCTGGCACAGGGCGCCCAGCCCACCGCCACCGCCCGCCGACTGCTGAAGTCGCAGGGTGTGCGCGTCCGCTAA
- a CDS encoding 30S ribosomal protein S1, with product MEDKTQTPAQEGGMIQPDQGTETATQSDVQQEQAQPAQPQAAQTEERDYPEMTMEDVLASEAQEPQNVNRGDIVDGTVVFIGSEGIAVDIGAKVEGIVPLTQLGDEPMTAEEAQAQYKPGDSITTYVVRVDTNTGQIVLSKKRADQNKGWRVLEKMQEEGQTFEVEVLEKVRGGLVAQVEGIRAFLPASQVDTRRVNDLDPYVGKPLQVQLIELNRKRNRVIISHRSILDAQKEQAKQETMTHLESGAEFEGTVVEITDFGVFVNLGGIDGLVHRSELTYGRFNHPREVVAVGDKVKVQVIDVDESRERINLSMKSLTNDPWEGAMERYSIGQRVKGKVTNLTNFGAFVELEPGLEGLVHVSEMSWTKRVRHPNEVLTEGEEAEAVILRMDPVERRISLGIRQTTDDPWSALPDRYPPGTPVKGQVTGLTDFGVFMEIEEGIEGLIHISELDIQRVNNPADLFKKGDEIEAVILNIDPVEQRASLSRRRALGGGPAPREGGNRDFVSQGGGSRTDRYSGGNSRGGRGGGRGADYNYSAKDASQGGKISTKLGDVYADLFAQFGMSSDSADKADTSKAAEKTAGIPDAQSPEMSAGEAVALTEGYDNETQS from the coding sequence ATGGAAGATAAGACCCAGACCCCCGCCCAGGAAGGCGGGATGATTCAGCCCGATCAGGGCACCGAGACCGCGACCCAGAGTGATGTGCAGCAGGAGCAGGCCCAGCCGGCTCAGCCTCAGGCTGCCCAGACCGAGGAGCGCGACTACCCCGAAATGACCATGGAAGACGTGCTGGCGAGCGAAGCTCAGGAGCCCCAGAACGTCAACCGTGGCGACATCGTCGACGGCACCGTGGTGTTTATCGGTTCCGAAGGCATTGCCGTGGATATCGGCGCCAAGGTGGAGGGCATCGTGCCCCTGACCCAGCTGGGCGACGAGCCGATGACCGCCGAGGAAGCCCAGGCCCAGTACAAGCCCGGCGATTCCATCACCACCTACGTGGTGCGTGTGGATACCAACACCGGCCAGATTGTCCTCTCCAAGAAGCGTGCTGACCAGAACAAGGGCTGGCGCGTGCTGGAGAAGATGCAGGAAGAAGGCCAGACCTTCGAGGTTGAGGTGCTGGAAAAAGTCCGTGGTGGCCTGGTGGCTCAGGTAGAAGGCATCCGTGCCTTCCTGCCCGCCAGTCAGGTGGACACCCGCCGGGTGAACGACCTGGACCCCTACGTCGGCAAGCCTCTGCAGGTGCAGCTGATTGAGCTGAACCGCAAGCGCAACCGCGTCATCATCAGCCACCGCTCCATCCTGGACGCCCAGAAGGAACAGGCCAAGCAGGAAACCATGACTCACCTGGAGTCCGGCGCCGAGTTTGAAGGCACCGTGGTGGAAATCACCGACTTCGGTGTATTCGTGAACCTGGGCGGCATTGACGGTCTGGTGCACCGCAGCGAGCTGACCTACGGCCGTTTCAACCACCCCCGTGAAGTTGTGGCTGTGGGCGACAAGGTTAAGGTGCAGGTCATTGACGTGGACGAGAGCCGCGAGCGCATCAACCTGAGCATGAAGTCCCTGACCAACGACCCCTGGGAAGGTGCCATGGAGCGCTACAGCATCGGCCAGCGTGTCAAGGGTAAGGTCACCAACCTGACCAACTTCGGTGCTTTCGTGGAACTGGAGCCTGGCCTGGAAGGTCTGGTCCACGTCAGTGAAATGAGCTGGACCAAGCGCGTGCGTCACCCCAACGAAGTGCTGACCGAGGGTGAGGAAGCCGAAGCTGTCATCCTGCGGATGGACCCGGTGGAGCGCCGTATCAGCCTGGGTATTCGTCAGACCACGGATGATCCCTGGAGCGCCCTGCCTGACCGCTACCCCCCTGGCACCCCAGTCAAGGGCCAGGTGACTGGTCTGACCGACTTCGGTGTGTTCATGGAAATTGAAGAGGGTATTGAGGGCCTGATTCACATCAGCGAGCTGGACATCCAGCGTGTGAATAACCCTGCTGACCTGTTCAAGAAGGGTGACGAAATCGAAGCTGTCATCCTGAACATTGATCCTGTAGAGCAGCGCGCCAGTCTGTCCCGCCGCCGTGCGCTGGGCGGTGGCCCTGCTCCCCGTGAAGGTGGCAACCGTGACTTCGTTAGCCAGGGTGGCGGCAGCCGCACTGACCGTTATAGCGGTGGCAACAGCCGTGGTGGCCGTGGCGGCGGCCGTGGTGCCGATTACAACTACTCGGCCAAGGACGCCAGCCAGGGCGGCAAGATCAGTACCAAGCTGGGCGATGTCTACGCTGACCTCTTTGCGCAGTTCGGCATGAGCTCCGACAGCGCCGATAAGGCTGACACCAGCAAAGCTGCAGAAAAGACCGCAGGCATTCCTGATGCTCAGTCCCCTGAGATGAGCGCCGGCGAAGCCGTGGCCCTGACTGAAGGCTACGACAACGAAACCCAGAGCTAA
- a CDS encoding phosphohydrolase yields the protein MAEQAEQSGQRCRGTQGTFRLDVLGGTPQEMGGVQPGESVASLQKEGLESQLHFTTPRAKLIEAAQASIRSDLSEYPRALAAFEALQSDPEALAHWDMANYITMRKLGYNDHGRVHAFITGAAGITIAHLLLDAGVKPDLIESGIGDADDVLLTVILGTMLHDIGNQVHRAGHEMHGVNLALPILDRIMTPLYGDTFKRIKVRSFILGAINCHDLNPPPLTIEGGITAVADGTDITKGRGRKAFKMGSVDIHSISALAVDQVVIEPGETRPVRISVTMNNSGGIFQVEEVLASKVINTPLREYIELHAATRPSGDKQILTRVRLEGSQFVVDLEGGEKVAVDVDNSAAEAAEAQADTAPVPEP from the coding sequence ATGGCGGAGCAGGCAGAGCAGTCCGGGCAGCGTTGCCGCGGCACCCAGGGGACCTTCCGCCTGGACGTGCTGGGCGGTACACCCCAGGAGATGGGCGGTGTGCAACCGGGAGAGTCGGTTGCCAGCCTCCAGAAAGAGGGGCTGGAATCGCAGCTGCACTTCACCACGCCCAGGGCCAAGCTGATTGAAGCAGCGCAGGCCTCAATTCGCTCGGACCTGAGCGAGTACCCACGGGCGCTGGCTGCCTTTGAGGCCCTCCAAAGCGACCCGGAAGCGCTGGCCCACTGGGACATGGCGAACTACATCACCATGCGGAAGCTGGGCTACAACGACCACGGCCGGGTTCACGCCTTTATCACCGGGGCAGCGGGCATCACTATTGCGCACCTGCTGCTGGACGCCGGCGTAAAACCCGACCTGATCGAAAGCGGAATCGGGGACGCGGACGACGTACTGCTGACGGTCATCCTGGGCACCATGCTGCACGACATCGGCAACCAGGTGCACCGCGCCGGGCACGAAATGCACGGGGTCAATCTGGCCCTGCCGATTCTGGACCGCATCATGACGCCGCTGTATGGGGATACCTTCAAACGCATCAAGGTGCGCTCGTTCATCCTGGGTGCCATCAACTGCCACGACCTGAACCCGCCGCCGCTGACCATTGAGGGCGGCATCACGGCGGTGGCCGACGGCACCGACATCACCAAAGGACGTGGGCGCAAGGCGTTCAAGATGGGCAGCGTGGACATCCACTCCATCAGCGCCCTGGCCGTGGACCAGGTGGTGATCGAGCCCGGCGAAACGCGCCCGGTCCGCATCAGCGTGACCATGAACAACTCGGGCGGAATCTTTCAGGTGGAGGAGGTGCTGGCCTCCAAGGTCATCAACACCCCACTGCGTGAATACATTGAGCTGCACGCCGCCACCCGGCCCAGCGGCGACAAGCAGATTCTGACCCGAGTGCGCCTGGAAGGCAGCCAGTTCGTGGTGGACTTGGAAGGCGGCGAAAAGGTGGCCGTGGACGTGGACAACTCTGCTGCCGAGGCCGCCGAGGCCCAGGCCGACACGGCTCCGGTACCGGAGCCCTGA